The Numida meleagris isolate 19003 breed g44 Domestic line chromosome 20, NumMel1.0, whole genome shotgun sequence genome has a window encoding:
- the B3GALT6 gene encoding beta-1,3-galactosyltransferase 6: MKLLRLLCRHKTALGLGGLSLFAVVLLYLAKCTSEGLRPLPAPRGLPHQQPPLPWGARGPPAIPPPSPPQESAFLAVLITSGPKYTERRSIIRSTWLAAAGRPPHDNIWSRFVIGTGGLGAEELRSLELEQSRHRDLLLLPELRDSYENLTAKVLATYVWLDLHLDFQFVLKADDDTFVRLDVLVEDLRAKEPRRLYWGFFSGRGRVKSGGKWKESAWVLCDYYLPYALGGGYVLSADLVHYLRLNRDYLNMWQSEDVSLGVWLAPIDVKRVHDPRFDTEYKSRGCNNKYIVTHKQSIEDMLEKHQTLAKEGKLCKEEVKLRLSYMYDWGVPPSQCCQRKDGIP, encoded by the coding sequence ATGAAGCTGCTGCGCCTGCTGTGCCGCCACAAGACGGCCCTTGGCCTGGGTGGCCTGTCGCTCTTCGCCGTGGTCCTGCTTTACCTGGCCAAGTGTACCTCCGAGGGCCTGCGGCCGCTGCCAGCCCCCCGGGGACTACCCCACCAACAGCCCCCACTGCCATGGGGTGCCAGGGGGCCGCCTGCCATCCCGCCgccttcccctcctcaggaGTCGGCCTTCTTGGCGGTGCTCATCACCAGCGGCCCCAAGTACACCGAGCGCCGCAGCATCATCCGCAGCACCTGGCTGGCAGCGGCCGGCCGCCCTCCTCACGACAACATCTGGAGCCGCTTCGTCATCGGCACGGGTGGGCTGGGGGCCGAGGAGCTGCGGagcctggagctggagcagagccGGCATAGGGACCTCCTTCTCCTGCCGGAGCTGAGGGATTCCTACGAGAATTTGACCGCCAAAGTGCTGGCCACGTACGTCTGGCTGGATCTGCACCTTGACTTCCAGTTCGTCCTGAAGGCCGACGACGATACGTTTGTACGCTTGGATGTGCTGGTGGAAGATCTGAGAGCCAAGGAGCCACGTCGCCTCTATTGGGGCTTCTTTTCTGGCCGTGGTCGAGTGAAATCTGGTGGCAAGTGGAAAGAGAGTGCGTGGGTGCTCTGTGACTACTACCTGCCGTACGCCCTGGGTGGAGGTTATGTGCTTTCTGCAGATCTGGTGCACTATCTGCGGCTCAACAGAGACTACCTGAACATGTGGCAGAGCGAGGATGTCTCCCTGGGGGTCTGGTTGGCTCCCATTGATGTGAAAAGAGTGCACGACCCTCGTTTTGACACTGAGTATAAGTCACGGGGTTGCAACAATAAGTACATAGTAACGCATAAGCAAAGCATCGAGGACATGCTGGAAAAGCACCAGACCTTGGCTAAAGAAGGGAAGCTCTGTAAGGAGGAGGTTAAGCTCAGGCTTTCCTACATGTATGACTGGGGAGTGCCACCTTCCCAGTGTTGCCAAAGGAAGGATGGCATCCCCTGA